Sequence from the Sulfuracidifex tepidarius genome:
AACAATGCGTTCAAGATAGCCGAGTTAGCATTGAAGATCTCATCGAGAAAGGCAACTTCGCTCTCTGGCAGTCTGTCTTTCGTTATCCTTCTGTATACTCCCTCCTTCAATGAGTTTATGTCCAAAGCACCGAAAAGTTCAGCTGGCTCAGTATATTTAGTTAACAAATACATGAAGAACTTTGCATTCATCAATTCTGCTGCTCTCCTAGCTAAAGCGGATTTAGCTGTTCCAGGCTCTCCTATCAATATTACGTGTTCCTTAGTTAATAGGGCTAGCGTGAGGACTTTTGCCTCCTCCTCTCTACCAACGAATGGCGTCATTAAGGATTCCATAAACTTTTTAGGAAGATCTAGAAAGTCTTTCTCGCTCATTTCTGTCCCTTCTAATCTCTCATTAACGGCTTATAAACAAAAATTAAGAATCAAAGATATCTTTTTAGTATGAGACGAAATTATTTAGACAAACTAATTTTTTTACCCTTTAACCAGCTAGATCTTAGCATTTTATGAAAATCTATTCATGTTCTTACATTAATCTACTATAAATTTCTGTTTTTAATGCAATTTTTAAAATAAAAATAAAAATATCATACTAGGAAACTTTAGACTAAATCAGAAACTTTAACTCAAAACAACGACTGCTAGTTCTTTAAAACAAACTTTTTAAATGTAGAAGACGAGGTATTTTAAATAAATCGTAAGAGTCGAGTAGTATGGTAGAAAAAATAGGTAATTTAAAACCTGGTATGGAAAATATTTCTGTAGTTGTAAGGGTTCTTCAGGTTTCTGAGCCCAAAGATATCCAAACCAAGAATGGTCCTAGGACAATAAGCGAGATAATGGTAGGAGACGAGACTGGTAGGGCAAAGCTAACAGTTTGGGGAAAACAGGACGAAGCACTAAAGGAGGGTTCAATAGTAAAAATTGATAACGTATGGACAACAGCTTTTAGGGGTCAGGTACAGTTAAACGCTGGAAGTAAATCCACTTTCTCAGAGTCAGACGAGCAGATTCCCGAAGCCTCTGAAATTCCTGAAACTGTTCCTGAAGCACCACAGGACTATTCTCCACCGAGACGCAACTTCAACAGAGGAGGAAGAAGATTTGGAGGTGGAGGATACAGACAAGGAGGTTTCAATAACTACGGAGGAAGGAGAGGAAGAGGAGAGGAAGAGGAAGAAGAGTAATGGATTTTAATGAAATGAAAGAAAGAAAGCCTAGTAAGAAAGGAGAATTTCTTGATATGGCAGAAGATGGGCAAAACTTCATTATAAAGCTCTCTGATGATAAGGTCTTCGAAGTCCATCCCGTAGCTTATTACGTTTGGTCTTTATGCGACGGAAACACGAGTGTTGAAACAATAGTAGACAAAATAGAGGAAGAAATAAAGAAAGAGCCTGAGGGAAGCCAATCTGAAATTACAAAGGATCAATTAATTGAGCCCGTAGTTACGATATTAAATGAACTCGAGAAAGCTTCTCTAATTATGTTTTAAAATGTTTTTTAGCACATTATAAACTCATGAGATCAATTCTGAGTGATTCTTCTTTAATTTCACAAGTTGAGGCTATAGACAAGTTATCTTCTATTTTAGGATCGTTAAAGGAGACTGAGATAGAGCTGTCCTCATCACTAGGCAAAATTTCATCAAGAGACGTTTTTTCTCCCATAGACCTACCTTCCTTTTCCAGATCTACAGTAGACGGTTACGCTGTGAAAAGCTTATGTACGCCCGGTAAATTCTCCTTAAAGGGTAAGGTAAACATCGGAGAAAGCCCTCAAATGAAAGTTGAAAGTTGTGAAGATGTAGTCGAAGTTGATACCGGTTCGGTAATACCTGAGGGTGCTGACGCAGTAGTCAAGATAGAGGATACTCGAAGCGAAGATGGGAAGATTATAATACCGTCTAAAGTGGACTTCGGATCGAATGTAGGATGGATAGGAAGTGATCTGCCCTCAGGGATTAAAGTGCTTAGAAGCGATTCCCTTATCACGCCAGAAATTATTGGTCTTCTTTCAGCCTTAGGCCTAACTAAGGTTCACGTGTATTCAACTCCTAAGGCGTTCATTGTAAGCACTGGAAATGAGCTCGTAAGTCCAGGTGAAATCATAGAGGAAGGAAAGGTCTACGAGTCCAACCTCTACTACCTGAAATCAGCCCTGATAGAGGACGGAATGGAAGTGATAGGGACAAGGACAGTGAGAGACGACTATGACGCGATTAAAGATGCAATCCTGAAAGGAGTTAAAACAGCCGACTTAGTAGTCACTACAGGAGGAACTAGTGCAGGAGAGAGGGACTACGTTTATAGAGTTGTGAAAGAGATGGGAGAGATGATATTTCACGGGATTAGATTCAAGCCGGGGAAACCAACGTTCGTGGGTAGGATAAATGATATTCCAATAATAGGTCTACCCGGAAACATGGTCTCCACAATCATGGTTTACAGGAAAATAGTCAGACCTTCTCTGGAAAGAAAATTCAAGATAAAGGCTAGAGAAAGGATCACAGTGAAGGCTAAATCTCTGCTAGAAATAAAAGCTGATAAAAAAAGGTTCACTTACATACCGGTGTTGCTCTTCAGGAAAAGCTCTGAATACTATGCGTTACCTCTGAAGTTCGATAGCTATATGATAGGAACCTTCTCCATGGCAAACGGTTACATAGGGCTGAGCGAGGGGTTTTTCGTAAATGAGGAAGATGAGGTCACTGTAGAAGTAACTAACCCTCCAGGGGATACAACAATAGTAGGAGAGGAAGATCCAGCTGTCCCTTCTACGGGAATCTATTATCCCCTTGGGAGTTTACCTGCCTTAAAAATGTTAGAAAAGAAAGTCGGTGATGTCCTAGTGCTGAGCTCTCTGGTGAAGGTACCAGATGATTTCGATCTGGAGATCAAAAGAGAAATACTCTCTAATGGACAAGGCGCTGAAATAGGTTACGATGAATGGGTGTCACTTTCAAAATATGTCAAAAATCCTTCAGTTAAGCTAAGATATAGGTCTTTAATAAAACGCTTCATAGGGAAAGCCAAAGTGATAGGCCCGTCTTCATATGTCCAGTCGGGTAACGAAGTTGGAACAGAGTCCCTCTTCGTTATAGCAGTAACAGAGATGGGAAAGCAATTGATAAAGTCGTTCAAGGTAAACAAGAGCACTTAAATTGTTAATAACATGTAGTCATTCGTGGACTGCAGGAAATCCTTTGCGTTTTCAAGTTCGGCAAACTTAGGATCTGGCTTTGACATACTCTCTGTGGCTCATGACGCTTTCTTTGATGAAGTAGAGGCTTGCATTTCTTCAGACGGAATAAGAGTTAGCGTTGTAGGAAATGAAGTCATGATTCCCGAGGATCCCCTGAGGAACTCTGCAGGATTTTCAGTGATTTCTCTTCTGAAGGATTATGGGATCAAAGATGGAGTAACACTAAAGATTAAGAAAGGTGTGCCGGCAGGGTTGGGACTAGGAAGCAGTGGAGCTTCTGCTGCAGCTGCAGTAGCTTCTGTAAATTCATTATTTTCCTTAGGTTTGTCTAAGGATTCTATGGTCAAGTACTCTATGCTGGGAGAAGGTGCTGTGGCTGGTACACCGCACCCAGACAATGTCGCCGCAAGTATATTTGGAGGTTTCGTAGCAGTTCTCGGGGAAAGAACTGTCAATCTTAGTCTAAAGTACGACGACCTGAAATTCATCCTCTTTATTCCGTCTCTAGCTTCAAACGATAAGACCAAGAAAGCAAGGGAGCTGGTACCTAAGATAGTAGAGACATCAAGTTACGTCAAGAATATGAAATATGGGTTATCTCTTGTTCTAGGGCTAGAGAGGGGAGATAGGGATCTCATTAGGCATGGCTTAAACGACGAAATAGTAGAGAAAGCGAGACTACCAATGTTCCCATACTATCCTAAGCTAAAGGAGATCGCATTATCTGGAAACGCTATAGGCTCATGCGTAAGCGGAGCCGGACCGTCTATAATCGTCTTTGCTGACAATGAAACCGATGTCAATCTAATTGAAACTGAAGGTGAAAAGCTAATGGAGTCTATGGGGTATTCAGTAAACATAAAACAAGCGAAAGTCGGAGGTGGTGTCAGAGTTGAATGATTCAACCAAGTCCGTGGACGAAAGAATCGACGAAAAGACGGGAGCAGTCACAACACCGATTTACCAGACTGTAGCCTTTGAGTTTCCTGAAGGAGAAAAATACAGATATTCCAGGGAAGCTAATCCTACTGTTTGCGAGTTGTCCCGTAAGATAGCTCAGATTGAAGAGGCTGAGATGGGAGTCTCATTTTCGTCAGGCATGGGAGCAATATCTACTACTATGTTTCATTACGTTTCACCAGGGAAGACAATTGTAATACATAAAGATATGTTCGGTAGATCGTTCAGATTTTTCAACGATTTCTTAAAGGGCTGGGGAGTTAACGTAAAAGTGTCTAACATAGGTACGGCGTCACTTCTCGACGAGATTAATTCTTTGCCTAGAGTTGATGTTGTATTCATAGAGAGCATTACTAATCCCTTGTTGAGAGTCCTCGACGTGGAAGAGATCTCAAAAGTCACAAAAGAGAAAGGAGGGTCTTTAATAGTGGATAATACATTCGCTTCCCCTATCAACATGAAGCCGATAAAGCTTAATGCTGACATAGTAATAGAAAGTGGATCCAAATTCATATCTGGTCACAATGATGTTATAGCGGGACTCGCAGCTGGACCGCGAGACGTAATGGTGAAAATTGATTTGATGAGAAGAACAATGGGTACTTCTATGGATCCGCACACTGCTTACTTAACTATCAGAGGAATGAAGACTCTTAAGATCAGAATGGACGTCATAAATAGAAATGCGTTAGCAGTAGCAGAGTTTCTCGAAGATCATCCAAAGGTTTCTAAGGTATATTACCCGGGACTAAAGTCACATGAAGATTTCAGAATAGCGTCCAGAATACTGAAAGGATTTGGAGGTGTAGTCAGCTTTGACGTTAAGGGTTCTGCGGAAGACGCGTTAAAAGTCATGAAATCTCTAAAGGTGATAATCGCAGCTCAAACCTTGGGCGGAGTTAACTCGATTATATCACACCCTCCTTCCATGAGCCATCGCACGTTGTCACCAGAAGAGAGGAAAGCTATTGGAATTAACGACTCCCTCCTTAGGCTATCAGTAGGAATAGAAGACCAAGAAGACTTGATATCAGATCTAGACTCGGCCCTTAAAGTGCTGTCCTAACTTCTCGCTTTATTTCTTCTTCTAGTAAAGCTTTTATTTCGTACCTATGGAGTCTGCTTAAATGCAGATATAAACCCTTTTTTGTGAATGGACCTTTATTACAGATCTTACAATAAAATACAGAGTTCTGAGAAAACGTTAGCCAATAAGATATGTTGTCTGTGGCCTTGAAAGCTATGTCTTTAGAAGAAATTCCCACCAGTTTAATTATTTCCTGATTATCAATCCTAATTTTACATGCCTTCTTTATTGTGACGTCAACTAGTTTTTCCGCTGTTATTGCGATTCCGGAGTCCATTTCCTATCACGAACAGAAGCTATACCTAAAGCTATGACCACGGCAGAGATGAGACCGTTTATTTTATCTCTCTCAATGAATTTGGCCAACTTATTTACGTCTACTCCTAAGGAATTAAGTATCCTTTCGCATCTAACCTCTATGTCTGCTTGATCAATAGAAAGAATGCCACTCTCAAACCTCCTCTTAAAGTCTAACAATAAATCGAGAGAATACCCAAGCTCATCCTCTGAAATATTCTCAAATATTTCAGTTATTTTCTTGGTAATCATATCGCCTAAAGCTTCTACCATTCCGGGTACATAAGATATTGGAGACATCTCGACTATCCAAAGGTCAACGTATTTTCTCATGGTCTCCTGAACAGTGTAATCGCATTCACCAAGACCCTCTACTATCGAGGAAGCACTTACTATATGAGCTACCGCTTCACCTATTCTTAATTCATCATAAGAACGAGAAGACCTTGAATCTATTCCTACGCTCACTCTGCTTTCACTAATCTTTTCTTTCTAGAGCTCTGTTTTTAAGAGTCGTGTAACAGATAATACGTTAGTATTTCTGAGAGAAAGCTACCTGAGTAATCCTCCTATGTTATCGAGAAAAATGAATCCAATAATTTATAAACTGACTTACACAGCAGTTAATGACTTCATATCTTGTCAGTTTGAAGCCCACATCTCTAATCTGATATTGGTTTTTAGAGAATTTATATTTTAATCTATTCTAGAAACATAATCAAAATTCATATTATTATCTTTTTCGTAATATATAAGCGTTATGTTC
This genomic interval carries:
- a CDS encoding aminotransferase class I/II-fold pyridoxal phosphate-dependent enzyme yields the protein MNDSTKSVDERIDEKTGAVTTPIYQTVAFEFPEGEKYRYSREANPTVCELSRKIAQIEEAEMGVSFSSGMGAISTTMFHYVSPGKTIVIHKDMFGRSFRFFNDFLKGWGVNVKVSNIGTASLLDEINSLPRVDVVFIESITNPLLRVLDVEEISKVTKEKGGSLIVDNTFASPINMKPIKLNADIVIESGSKFISGHNDVIAGLAAGPRDVMVKIDLMRRTMGTSMDPHTAYLTIRGMKTLKIRMDVINRNALAVAEFLEDHPKVSKVYYPGLKSHEDFRIASRILKGFGGVVSFDVKGSAEDALKVMKSLKVIIAAQTLGGVNSIISHPPSMSHRTLSPEERKAIGINDSLLRLSVGIEDQEDLISDLDSALKVLS
- a CDS encoding single-stranded DNA-binding protein (in Sulfolobus solfataricus this protein plays a role in promoter opening and RNA polymerase recruitment under specific conditions), which gives rise to MVEKIGNLKPGMENISVVVRVLQVSEPKDIQTKNGPRTISEIMVGDETGRAKLTVWGKQDEALKEGSIVKIDNVWTTAFRGQVQLNAGSKSTFSESDEQIPEASEIPETVPEAPQDYSPPRRNFNRGGRRFGGGGYRQGGFNNYGGRRGRGEEEEEE
- a CDS encoding homoserine kinase: MDCRKSFAFSSSANLGSGFDILSVAHDAFFDEVEACISSDGIRVSVVGNEVMIPEDPLRNSAGFSVISLLKDYGIKDGVTLKIKKGVPAGLGLGSSGASAAAAVASVNSLFSLGLSKDSMVKYSMLGEGAVAGTPHPDNVAASIFGGFVAVLGERTVNLSLKYDDLKFILFIPSLASNDKTKKARELVPKIVETSSYVKNMKYGLSLVLGLERGDRDLIRHGLNDEIVEKARLPMFPYYPKLKEIALSGNAIGSCVSGAGPSIIVFADNETDVNLIETEGEKLMESMGYSVNIKQAKVGGGVRVE
- a CDS encoding molybdopterin-binding protein, with translation MRSILSDSSLISQVEAIDKLSSILGSLKETEIELSSSLGKISSRDVFSPIDLPSFSRSTVDGYAVKSLCTPGKFSLKGKVNIGESPQMKVESCEDVVEVDTGSVIPEGADAVVKIEDTRSEDGKIIIPSKVDFGSNVGWIGSDLPSGIKVLRSDSLITPEIIGLLSALGLTKVHVYSTPKAFIVSTGNELVSPGEIIEEGKVYESNLYYLKSALIEDGMEVIGTRTVRDDYDAIKDAILKGVKTADLVVTTGGTSAGERDYVYRVVKEMGEMIFHGIRFKPGKPTFVGRINDIPIIGLPGNMVSTIMVYRKIVRPSLERKFKIKARERITVKAKSLLEIKADKKRFTYIPVLLFRKSSEYYALPLKFDSYMIGTFSMANGYIGLSEGFFVNEEDEVTVEVTNPPGDTTIVGEEDPAVPSTGIYYPLGSLPALKMLEKKVGDVLVLSSLVKVPDDFDLEIKREILSNGQGAEIGYDEWVSLSKYVKNPSVKLRYRSLIKRFIGKAKVIGPSSYVQSGNEVGTESLFVIAVTEMGKQLIKSFKVNKST
- a CDS encoding PqqD family protein; translation: MDFNEMKERKPSKKGEFLDMAEDGQNFIIKLSDDKVFEVHPVAYYVWSLCDGNTSVETIVDKIEEEIKKEPEGSQSEITKDQLIEPVVTILNELEKASLIMF